One window of the Felis catus isolate Fca126 chromosome E3, F.catus_Fca126_mat1.0, whole genome shotgun sequence genome contains the following:
- the WIPI2 gene encoding WD repeat domain phosphoinositide-interacting protein 2 isoform X3: protein MKVLHTIRETPPNPAGLCALSINNDNCYLAYPGSATIGEVQVFDTINLRAANMIPAHDSPLAALAFDASGTKLATASEKGTVIRVFSIPEGQKLFEFRRGVKRCVSICSLAFSMDSLFLSASSNTETVHIFKLETVKEKPQEEPTTWTGYFGKVLMASTSYLPSQVTEMFNQGRAFATVRLPFCGHKNICSLATIQKIPRLLVGASDGYLYMYNLDPQEGGECTLMKQHKLDGSMETTNEILDSASHDCPLVTQTYGTAVATGTHVPSSPTRLAYADELGAAGGACLEEEASALRLEEDSEHPPMILRTD, encoded by the exons ATGAAGGTACTGCACACAATCAGGGAGACCCCTCCGAACCCTGCAG GCTTGTGTGCGTTGTCGATAAACAACGACAACTGTTACTTGGCGTACCCGGGCAGTGCGACCATCGGAGAGGTGCAGGTCTTCGACACCATCAACTTG AGAGCTGCGAACATGATCCCGGCTCACGACAGCCCTTTGGCAGCGCTGGCATTTGACGCCAGTGGAACCAAGCTGGCCACCGCCTCGGAGAAG GGGACCGTGATTAGGGTGTTTTCCATTCCAGAGGGACAGAAACTCTTTGAGTTCCGGAGAGGAGTTAAGAG GTGTGTGAGCATCTGCTCCTTGGCCTTCAGCATGGACAGCCTGTTCCTGTCCGCGTCCAGCAACACTGAGACTGTGCACATCTTCAAACTTGAGACTGTGAAAGAAAA ACCTCAGGAGGAGCCCACCACCTGGACCGGGTACTTCGGGAAAGTGCTCATGGCGTCCACCAGCTACTTGCCCTCCCAAGTAACAGAAATGTTCAACCAGGGCAGAGCCTTTGCCACAGTCCGCCTGCCTTTCTGTGGCCACAAGAACATCTGCTCGCTGGCCAC AATTCAGAAGATTCCCCGGCTACTGGTGGGAGCTTCCGACGGGTACTTGTACATGTACAACCTGGACCCCCAGGAGGGAGGCGAGTGCACCCTGATGAAGCAGCACAA gttGGACGGCAGCATGGAGACCACCAATGAAATCTTGGACTCGGCCTCTCACGACTGCCCCCTAGTGACGCAGACCTACGGCACAGCTGTCGCCACAGGTACTCACGTGCCTTCGTCTCCGACCAGACTTG CCTACGCCGACGAGCTGGGAGCCGCGGGCGGCGCATGTCTGGAGGAGGAGGCCAGCGCTCTGCGGCTGGAGGAAGACAGCGAGCACCCCCCTATGATTCTTCGGACGGACTGA